In Streptomyces showdoensis, a single genomic region encodes these proteins:
- a CDS encoding DUF4132 domain-containing protein, giving the protein MAWLAAGEGYEITLEDGRVVARRVGGKQLKALPKALRDSAEVDRLRRLAEWLDRHAASCVAQVDAWMVSSLPVPTELIARVWRDEAWQAALRDMAVVGDDPDEVGFLRDVTADGELKVVDLDGETVRLAPRTVTLPHPVLLPDLDDVRDFAADLGITQNVEQIHRATWERPDGPGAGQPETATEVRDYAGGKFASRFGLAARATNLGYRVSGGYATCKVRDGGRSTEASVWIGEPYWDGESETGGLSWHDEDGRAVRLSEVGPVAWSEGMRMAAALYAGRTIEEGGNA; this is encoded by the coding sequence ATGGCGTGGCTGGCAGCGGGTGAGGGGTACGAGATCACCCTCGAGGACGGGCGTGTGGTCGCACGGCGCGTCGGGGGGAAGCAGTTGAAGGCACTGCCGAAGGCGTTGCGCGACAGTGCCGAGGTGGACCGGCTGCGGCGGCTCGCCGAGTGGCTGGACCGGCACGCCGCCTCGTGCGTGGCGCAGGTGGACGCGTGGATGGTGTCCTCGCTCCCGGTGCCGACCGAGCTGATCGCGCGGGTGTGGCGGGACGAGGCGTGGCAGGCGGCCCTGCGGGACATGGCCGTCGTCGGCGACGACCCCGACGAGGTCGGCTTCCTGCGGGACGTCACCGCCGACGGGGAGCTCAAGGTGGTCGACCTCGACGGCGAGACCGTCCGGCTGGCACCCCGCACGGTGACGCTGCCCCACCCCGTCCTCCTCCCGGACCTGGACGACGTACGGGACTTCGCCGCCGACCTCGGCATCACCCAGAACGTGGAGCAGATCCACCGGGCCACCTGGGAGCGGCCGGACGGGCCCGGCGCCGGGCAGCCCGAGACCGCCACCGAGGTACGGGACTACGCGGGCGGGAAGTTCGCCTCCCGGTTCGGCCTCGCCGCCCGCGCCACGAACCTCGGCTACCGGGTGTCCGGCGGCTACGCCACCTGCAAGGTGCGCGACGGGGGCCGCAGCACGGAGGCGTCGGTGTGGATCGGCGAGCCGTACTGGGACGGGGAGTCGGAGACCGGCGGACTGAGCTGGCACGACGAGGACGGCCGCGCGGTGCGGCTGAGCGAGGTCGGACCGGTGGCCTGGTCCGAGGGGATGCGCATGGCCGCGGCGCTGTACGCCGGCCGCACGATCGAAGAGGGTGGGAACGCGTGA